The following proteins are encoded in a genomic region of Ornithinibacillus sp. 4-3:
- a CDS encoding MmcQ/YjbR family DNA-binding protein, translating into MNVKCDPALSGILRENNAILPAYHMNKEHWISIVLDGSVPDEEIFHLLDLSYDLTR; encoded by the coding sequence TTGAATGTTAAATGTGATCCAGCATTATCTGGTATTTTAAGAGAGAATAATGCAATTTTACCCGCTTATCACATGAACAAGGAGCACTGGATTAGCATTGTATTGGATGGTTCTGTTCCTGACGAGGAAATCTTCCATCTCTTAGATTTAAGCTATGATTTAACAAGGTAA
- a CDS encoding GNAT family N-acetyltransferase → MSYDKPGSAMYIYDLAVQNSHQRNGIGSKLVSELLADCRSKGIKELFVQAEEADTHAVQFYQKLGGKSLKTYQFDF, encoded by the coding sequence ATGTCGTATGATAAGCCTGGATCTGCAATGTATATCTATGATTTAGCAGTTCAGAATAGTCATCAACGAAACGGGATTGGTAGCAAATTGGTTTCGGAGCTATTAGCAGATTGCAGAAGTAAAGGTATAAAGGAATTATTTGTCCAAGCGGAGGAAGCTGACACTCATGCGGTTCAATTTTATCAGAAATTAGGAGGCAAATCTCTTAAAACATATCAGTTTGATTTTTAA
- a CDS encoding ABC transporter ATP-binding protein — protein sequence MSSLTASNLTLGFGDRIIIKELDISIPKGEITVFIGPNGCGKSTLLRSLARLLKPKRGSIVLNGQNIAQMRTKEIAQNLAILPQGPTAPEGLTVYELVKQGRHPYRKVMKQWSKKDEEAVQKALEDTNMLDLKDQSVDSLSGGQRQRAWIALTLAQDTEIILLDEPTTYLDLTHQIDVLDLLFNLNEKDNRTIVMVLHDLNLASRYAHHIIAIKDKKIYAQGRPEDTISAELVSAVFRMRCNIARDPIFGTPMCIPHGRGNCLIKDAIQKT from the coding sequence TTGAGCTCATTAACAGCAAGTAATCTAACACTGGGATTTGGAGATCGAATTATTATAAAAGAACTAGATATTTCTATCCCAAAAGGGGAAATTACTGTTTTTATTGGTCCAAATGGCTGTGGAAAGTCAACATTACTGCGTTCGTTGGCACGTTTATTAAAACCAAAGCGAGGATCTATTGTATTAAATGGACAAAATATCGCTCAAATGCGAACAAAAGAAATTGCACAGAACTTAGCAATCTTGCCACAAGGGCCAACAGCTCCTGAAGGTTTAACTGTTTATGAGCTTGTTAAACAAGGAAGACATCCTTATCGTAAAGTAATGAAGCAATGGTCCAAAAAAGATGAGGAAGCTGTACAAAAAGCTCTAGAAGATACAAATATGTTAGATTTAAAGGATCAATCTGTTGATTCTTTATCAGGTGGACAGCGCCAACGGGCATGGATTGCGTTAACCTTAGCACAAGATACTGAGATTATTTTATTAGACGAACCAACCACCTATCTGGATTTAACACATCAAATTGATGTTCTAGATCTTCTTTTCAATTTAAATGAAAAAGACAATCGTACTATTGTAATGGTATTGCATGATTTAAATTTAGCAAGCCGCTATGCACACCATATCATTGCGATAAAAGATAAAAAAATATATGCTCAAGGACGCCCGGAAGATACAATTTCAGCAGAACTTGTTTCAGCAGTATTTCGTATGAGATGTAATATCGCACGTGATCCTATCTTTGGTACTCCAATGTGTATTCCACATGGACGAGGAAACTGCTTAATTAAAGATGCTATACAAAAAACTTGA
- a CDS encoding iron-hydroxamate ABC transporter substrate-binding protein produces MHKYIQKKYLLMLILIALFLLVACSNSNDKEPNEADEPNKSEEVNTPNDAEEESEIKVDSDMGEVTVPANPEKILASYNEDTLIALGEKPVAKWAIGESVQDYLEQELADVDTIEWTLPLEAVLSIEPDLIILDHVLDNYEGSYDDYAAIAPTYVLSEEEVSDWQVRIQKIGKLIGKEDEAAEALTDYEEKVNQAKEGLKELLGDESVAMMWVIGGKYFLFEKNRHSANMIYNELGVTVPGLVEELGQGESAWNPISLEKLSEIDADHLIILGNKDDEGIEALDNSNVWNNTAVVQNNQVYFIEDESNWTNSGLVASKQTIDMFVDLFK; encoded by the coding sequence ATGCACAAATACATACAAAAGAAATATTTGTTAATGCTTATCCTCATTGCTCTATTTCTTCTCGTTGCTTGTAGTAATAGTAATGATAAGGAACCGAACGAAGCAGATGAGCCCAATAAATCAGAAGAAGTAAATACACCAAATGATGCAGAAGAAGAAAGCGAAATCAAGGTTGATTCCGATATGGGGGAAGTTACCGTTCCTGCAAACCCTGAAAAAATTCTTGCATCTTACAATGAAGATACATTGATTGCTCTTGGTGAGAAACCTGTTGCAAAATGGGCAATTGGTGAAAGCGTACAAGATTACCTAGAACAAGAATTAGCAGATGTTGACACCATTGAATGGACATTGCCTCTAGAGGCTGTTCTAAGCATAGAACCTGATCTTATTATTTTAGATCATGTGCTAGATAATTATGAAGGCTCTTATGATGATTATGCAGCTATTGCACCTACCTATGTATTATCTGAAGAAGAGGTAAGTGATTGGCAAGTTCGCATACAGAAGATAGGGAAACTAATAGGTAAGGAAGATGAAGCAGCAGAAGCTTTAACGGATTATGAGGAAAAAGTAAACCAAGCAAAAGAAGGGCTTAAGGAATTATTAGGTGACGAAAGCGTTGCAATGATGTGGGTTATTGGAGGTAAATACTTCCTATTCGAGAAAAATCGTCACTCCGCTAATATGATTTATAATGAACTAGGTGTGACAGTACCTGGACTGGTTGAAGAGCTAGGCCAAGGAGAATCAGCTTGGAACCCAATATCTTTAGAAAAACTTTCTGAAATAGATGCTGATCATCTCATTATTCTAGGTAACAAAGATGATGAAGGAATTGAAGCATTAGACAATAGCAATGTCTGGAACAATACTGCTGTCGTTCAAAATAATCAAGTATACTTCATAGAAGATGAAAGCAATTGGACAAACAGTGGCTTGGTTGCTTCAAAACAAACAATCGATATGTTTGTTGATTTGTTTAAATAA
- a CDS encoding FecCD family ABC transporter permease: protein MKLFSHSSQLIKLLINIIGIFLIVFSIGVSISYGATKIDLHIIWQAVFNFNEGDKAHQVIWELRIPRALAAVLVGAFLAVSGAVMQGMTRNPLASPSIMGVTDGAAFMLVIILAFYPAVSNIGLIFSSFLGAGVAVTLVFLVGSFSSGGLTPVKLALAGVAIGTLLRSVSSILSLHFQLEKDIGFWLAGGLDGVGWNEIVILLIVGVIGMALALSIAKSITVLSLGDDLSTGLGQNNTLIKVSGIVVVLILTGVAVSIAGSVGFIGLIIPHITRFIIGTDYRWIIPTTAVFGALLLVNADLIARLINAPFETPVGAITSIIGVPFFLYLARSSGGDKK, encoded by the coding sequence ATGAAATTATTTTCGCATTCATCCCAATTAATAAAACTATTAATCAATATCATAGGAATTTTTCTGATCGTTTTCTCGATTGGTGTTTCTATTTCTTATGGTGCAACAAAAATTGATTTACATATAATTTGGCAGGCTGTTTTTAATTTTAATGAGGGAGATAAGGCACATCAGGTTATTTGGGAGTTACGCATTCCACGTGCTTTAGCTGCAGTATTAGTTGGCGCATTTTTAGCTGTATCTGGGGCAGTGATGCAAGGAATGACACGTAATCCTCTTGCATCACCTTCTATTATGGGTGTAACAGATGGTGCAGCATTTATGCTAGTAATTATTTTAGCATTCTATCCAGCAGTTTCTAATATTGGCCTAATATTCTCTTCTTTTTTAGGAGCAGGGGTAGCAGTAACACTAGTATTTTTAGTAGGATCCTTTTCTAGTGGCGGCCTAACTCCTGTAAAACTAGCGTTAGCTGGGGTTGCTATAGGAACCTTATTGCGTTCTGTTTCTTCTATTCTTTCGTTACATTTCCAACTGGAGAAAGATATTGGTTTTTGGCTTGCAGGTGGATTAGATGGAGTAGGATGGAATGAGATAGTTATTCTTCTTATTGTTGGAGTTATTGGAATGGCATTAGCGTTATCCATTGCAAAATCTATTACTGTTCTCAGTCTTGGAGATGATTTATCTACTGGATTAGGACAGAATAATACATTGATTAAAGTTTCTGGTATTGTGGTTGTGTTGATATTAACAGGTGTGGCTGTTTCTATTGCAGGTTCTGTTGGGTTTATAGGGCTCATTATTCCGCATATTACACGTTTTATTATTGGAACGGATTATCGTTGGATTATTCCAACCACAGCAGTATTTGGAGCCTTATTGCTGGTAAATGCAGATCTTATTGCACGACTAATTAATGCCCCTTTTGAAACACCAGTAGGAGCAATTACATCTATTATTGGTGTTCCTTTCTTTCTTTATCTAGCAAGAAGCAGTGGGGGTGACAAAAAATGA
- a CDS encoding FecCD family ABC transporter permease, which yields MNTIEKKKRLRFWLIISILIIGIIAFFFISLSLGMISISPKEVIQTLMGQGTDRQELVLFKFRMPGIILALLIGAGLAVSGTIMQGITQNGLADPGILGINSGAGFAIVLFLYSFQGIIPASSVLSTYMLPFVALVGAFTAAILIYTIAWKKGVSPIRLVLVGIGVNAAFGALLTILQLRMDPQNYRHVTIWLSGEIWSANWDFVYALLPWMLILIPVAMIKARNLNVFHLGDDIASGLGTHVEKERGFLFFIAVALAGAAVAAGGAIAFLGLVVPHIVRKLVGPLHNYVIPISALLGGFILIIADVIGSNILAPTTIPVGIVVAIVSTPYFVYLLMKTN from the coding sequence ATGAATACAATTGAGAAGAAAAAACGTCTTCGGTTTTGGTTAATTATTAGCATTTTAATCATAGGAATAATTGCTTTTTTCTTTATCAGTTTGAGTTTAGGTATGATTTCCATTTCTCCAAAAGAAGTAATTCAGACACTAATGGGGCAAGGGACAGATAGGCAGGAGCTTGTACTATTTAAATTTCGTATGCCAGGAATTATTTTAGCATTACTTATTGGAGCTGGTTTAGCTGTTTCCGGAACAATTATGCAAGGTATTACACAAAATGGTCTTGCTGATCCAGGAATTTTAGGAATTAATTCAGGTGCAGGTTTTGCGATTGTTTTATTTCTTTATTCTTTTCAAGGAATTATCCCCGCTAGCAGTGTGCTTAGCACCTATATGCTTCCTTTTGTAGCTTTAGTAGGGGCATTTACAGCAGCAATTTTGATTTATACTATTGCTTGGAAAAAAGGAGTTTCTCCAATTCGCCTGGTCTTAGTTGGAATTGGAGTGAATGCTGCATTTGGTGCTCTATTAACAATATTACAGCTACGAATGGATCCACAAAATTATCGCCATGTAACTATTTGGCTTTCTGGAGAAATATGGAGCGCAAACTGGGATTTTGTTTATGCTTTATTGCCATGGATGTTGATTCTTATTCCTGTTGCAATGATAAAGGCAAGAAATTTAAATGTCTTTCATTTAGGAGATGATATAGCTTCCGGTTTAGGTACACATGTAGAAAAAGAAAGAGGATTTTTATTTTTTATTGCTGTAGCATTGGCAGGAGCGGCAGTAGCAGCCGGTGGAGCAATTGCTTTTTTAGGATTAGTTGTTCCACATATTGTTCGTAAGCTAGTTGGGCCATTACATAATTATGTAATTCCTATTTCAGCTTTATTGGGAGGATTTATCTTGATAATTGCTGATGTTATTGGAAGTAATATTCTAGCACCAACAACAATCCCTGTAGGAATTGTTGTAGCAATTGTTAGTACTCCTTATTTTGTTTATTTGCTGATGAAAACAAATTAA
- a CDS encoding cold-shock protein has protein sequence MNTGSVKWFNAEKGFGFIEVEGGDDVFVHFSAIQSDGFKTLEEGQQVTFDIEEGNRGPQATNVR, from the coding sequence ATGAACACAGGTTCAGTAAAATGGTTTAACGCAGAAAAAGGTTTCGGTTTCATTGAAGTTGAAGGTGGAGACGATGTATTCGTACATTTCTCAGCAATTCAAAGCGATGGTTTCAAAACATTAGAAGAAGGTCAACAAGTTACTTTTGATATCGAAGAAGGCAACCGTGGACCTCAAGCAACTAACGTTAGATAA
- a CDS encoding DHA2 family efflux MFS transporter permease subunit codes for MGQKINHKGVVVVVILATFLFSFSQFLLITAYPTIMAEFDINATQVQWLTTAFLLTTIVFIPMTAYLSNTFSSKSLIVFALSCLAIGTVIGGWSPNFITLVFSRAIQAMGAGIILPLVQTILLTIFPYERRGAAMGLLGAVSNVAPASAPALSGIIIDMYSWRSLHWVILPLIVVALILAVFAMKDVLEKQESRLDVFSIILSAIGFSFFIFGLSNISVTGFMDKLVILPLFIGIIVLYLFVRRQLHLTLPVLNVQLFSNSIFRLASILVFINLMLLLSTETILPMFAQTVLQTSAFLSGFLLLPGTILLSIMTFVSGNLYDRYGGRKITIIGFLFTFIALLLLNAVGMESSPYLIAIYFCLFMLGFGLTLMPLVTVSMNALDNKDIPHGSAIINTVRQFGMTFGVITLSTIISVTTSNMDASYRVSTYWGVTYSFIVMALLALVGFFLARFIREKQRNANSVEL; via the coding sequence ATGGGACAGAAAATTAATCATAAGGGTGTTGTGGTAGTTGTTATCTTAGCGACATTTTTATTTTCATTTAGTCAGTTTTTATTAATCACAGCATACCCAACAATTATGGCTGAATTTGATATAAATGCTACTCAAGTACAATGGCTTACTACAGCATTTTTACTAACAACAATTGTTTTTATTCCAATGACCGCTTATCTATCAAATACGTTTTCATCAAAAAGCCTTATTGTTTTTGCGCTTTCCTGTTTAGCTATTGGTACAGTAATTGGAGGATGGTCACCAAATTTTATTACATTAGTATTCTCAAGAGCAATTCAAGCAATGGGTGCAGGTATTATTCTTCCACTTGTCCAAACCATATTATTGACTATATTTCCATATGAGCGTAGAGGTGCTGCAATGGGCCTTCTAGGAGCTGTATCGAATGTAGCACCAGCAAGTGCACCGGCTCTTTCTGGCATCATAATCGATATGTATAGCTGGCGTTCTCTTCATTGGGTTATATTGCCCTTAATAGTAGTAGCTTTAATTTTAGCTGTATTTGCAATGAAAGATGTGTTGGAAAAGCAAGAATCGAGATTAGATGTTTTTTCCATTATTCTTTCTGCAATAGGTTTCTCTTTTTTCATTTTTGGTTTAAGTAATATAAGTGTGACTGGATTTATGGATAAACTTGTAATTCTTCCGCTTTTTATTGGAATTATAGTGCTTTACCTTTTTGTACGTCGTCAATTACATTTGACTTTACCAGTTCTTAATGTGCAATTGTTTTCTAATTCTATCTTTCGGTTAGCATCGATACTTGTTTTTATTAATTTAATGCTATTATTATCTACAGAGACAATACTACCTATGTTTGCACAAACTGTTCTACAAACAAGTGCATTTTTATCTGGTTTTCTTTTGCTTCCAGGAACCATTTTGCTATCTATCATGACATTTGTGTCAGGGAATTTATATGACCGTTACGGCGGTAGAAAAATTACTATTATAGGATTTTTATTTACATTTATAGCTTTATTATTATTAAATGCTGTGGGCATGGAAAGTTCTCCATATTTAATTGCCATATATTTTTGTTTATTTATGCTTGGTTTTGGATTAACACTAATGCCACTAGTTACGGTAAGCATGAATGCATTGGACAACAAAGACATTCCTCATGGATCTGCGATTATTAATACTGTGCGACAGTTTGGAATGACATTTGGAGTTATTACACTTTCCACTATTATCAGTGTCACTACTTCAAATATGGATGCATCTTATAGAGTGAGTACATATTGGGGAGTAACTTATTCATTTATTGTTATGGCACTATTAGCTTTGGTAGGGTTTTTCCTTGCAAGATTTATAAGAGAAAAGCAAAGAAATGCAAACTCAGTAGAATTATAG
- a CDS encoding indolepyruvate ferredoxin oxidoreductase subunit alpha yields MAFVILDPCSKEKAAECVSVCPVDCIEEGVDQFYIDPDICIDCGACVAVCPVDAIVEEYDLSPDQAIYLEKAEAFFENK; encoded by the coding sequence ATGGCTTTCGTTATTCTTGACCCATGTAGTAAAGAAAAAGCGGCAGAATGTGTAAGTGTCTGCCCTGTTGATTGTATAGAGGAAGGCGTAGATCAATTTTATATTGATCCTGATATTTGTATTGATTGTGGTGCGTGTGTAGCCGTTTGTCCAGTTGATGCGATTGTTGAAGAATATGACTTATCTCCAGACCAAGCCATTTATTTAGAAAAAGCAGAGGCCTTCTTTGAAAATAAGTAG